From one Pirellulales bacterium genomic stretch:
- a CDS encoding aldo/keto reductase — protein MEFTRLGTSGLTVSRLCLGTMTYGAKSWRPWVLEEEEGRPFIRRALELGINFFDTADMYSLGVSEEILGRALRDFGPARDKVVVATKVFNAMSDAPNDRGLSRKHIMHSIDASLRRLGRDHVDLYQIHRFDYEAPIEETLRALDDVVKAGKALYVGASSMFAWQFAKMLYIARQLGLTRFVAMQNHYNLIYREEEREMLPLCREEGIGVIPWSPLARGFLTGNRRPEDYGETLRAKTDDYGHKLYYRPSDFQVVERVSEIAARRGIPNAQVALAWLLAQPGVTAPIIGASKMQHLEDAVAALGVKLDAEELKALAEPYQPHPVLGHS, from the coding sequence ATGGAATTCACACGACTCGGCACGAGCGGGCTGACCGTCTCGCGGTTGTGCCTGGGGACGATGACCTACGGCGCGAAAAGCTGGCGGCCGTGGGTGCTCGAGGAAGAGGAAGGGCGCCCCTTCATTCGCCGCGCCCTCGAGCTGGGAATCAACTTCTTCGACACCGCCGATATGTACTCGCTGGGCGTGAGCGAAGAGATCCTGGGCCGTGCCCTGCGCGATTTCGGACCGGCGCGCGACAAAGTCGTCGTGGCGACCAAAGTCTTCAATGCCATGAGCGACGCTCCGAACGATCGCGGACTCTCACGTAAGCATATCATGCATTCGATCGACGCCAGCTTGCGTCGTCTGGGACGGGATCACGTCGACCTTTATCAAATTCACCGCTTCGATTACGAGGCGCCGATCGAAGAGACGCTCCGTGCGCTGGATGACGTCGTCAAGGCGGGCAAAGCGCTGTACGTCGGCGCTTCATCGATGTTCGCCTGGCAGTTTGCCAAGATGCTGTACATCGCGCGACAGCTTGGCCTGACGCGGTTTGTCGCGATGCAGAACCATTACAATTTGATTTACCGCGAGGAAGAGCGCGAAATGCTGCCGCTCTGCCGTGAAGAGGGGATCGGCGTCATTCCCTGGAGCCCACTCGCGCGCGGCTTTCTGACCGGAAATCGTCGCCCGGAAGATTACGGCGAAACATTACGTGCCAAAACCGACGATTACGGCCACAAGCTGTATTATCGCCCTTCTGATTTCCAGGTAGTCGAGCGGGTAAGCGAGATCGCGGCCCGGCGCGGAATTCCTAATGCGCAAGTTGCGCTGGCCTGGTTGCTCGCCCAGCCGGGCGTCACGGCGCCGATCATCGGCGCCAGCAAAATGCAGCACCTCGAAGACGCCGTGGCGGCGCTGGGCGTAAAGCTCGACGCTGAAGAATTGAAAGCACTCGCCGAGCCTTACCAGCCGCATCCCGTGCTGGGGCACTCGTAA
- a CDS encoding class I SAM-dependent rRNA methyltransferase: MDSELSTTPDPSGVAEAQVILKPRKARPFFGRHPWVLDSAVDHVEGQPADGAVVDLLADNGKFVARGLYNSQSRIRVRLYSWSPADRLDASFWQTRIERAVEHRRRLGYDDKNGAARLIYSEADGLSGLVVDRYGPYLVAQATALAMQKRIDELLPILAEASGARGIVVRADRSLARLEGLTVDEERTWGELPDGATFIAEHGIRYGVELGLGQKTGFYLDQRENRKAAAAYARGARVLDLFCYTGGFSLAASKLGGASEVIGIDSSEKAVALARAGAELNSLASVRFEVSDGFDALDALVSRRERFDMVILDPPKFTRTRKSLDDALRAYHRINRLAASLLPPGGILVTCSCSGNVMREDFLHMLAGVAQQLGREIQVLDQRGAAPDHPISATCLESEYLKCFICRVL, encoded by the coding sequence ATGGATAGCGAACTTTCCACGACCCCCGACCCATCCGGAGTGGCCGAAGCGCAAGTCATTCTGAAACCGCGCAAGGCACGACCATTTTTCGGTCGCCATCCGTGGGTTCTCGACTCGGCCGTCGATCATGTCGAAGGGCAACCCGCCGACGGCGCGGTCGTCGATCTGTTGGCCGACAACGGCAAATTCGTCGCCCGAGGTTTGTACAACTCGCAAAGCCGCATTCGCGTCCGGCTCTATTCCTGGTCACCGGCAGATCGGTTGGACGCCAGTTTCTGGCAAACGCGCATCGAGCGCGCCGTCGAGCATCGCCGCCGGCTGGGCTATGACGATAAGAACGGCGCCGCGCGGCTGATCTACAGCGAAGCGGACGGGCTGAGCGGGCTGGTCGTCGATCGATATGGCCCCTACCTCGTTGCTCAAGCGACGGCGCTCGCCATGCAGAAACGGATCGACGAGCTGTTGCCGATCCTGGCCGAGGCCTCGGGCGCGCGCGGCATCGTGGTCCGCGCCGATCGATCGCTGGCACGGCTCGAAGGGCTGACCGTCGACGAGGAGCGCACCTGGGGCGAGTTACCCGACGGCGCGACGTTCATCGCCGAACATGGCATCCGCTACGGCGTCGAGCTGGGGTTGGGCCAAAAGACTGGCTTTTATCTCGATCAGCGCGAGAATCGTAAAGCGGCCGCGGCATACGCGCGCGGCGCGCGGGTGCTCGACCTATTCTGCTACACCGGCGGATTCAGCCTCGCCGCGTCGAAGCTCGGCGGCGCCTCCGAAGTCATCGGCATCGATTCGAGCGAAAAGGCCGTCGCCCTCGCCCGGGCAGGCGCCGAGTTGAACTCGCTCGCCAGCGTCCGTTTCGAGGTTTCCGACGGGTTCGATGCGCTCGATGCCCTGGTCAGTCGGCGCGAACGCTTCGATATGGTCATTCTCGACCCGCCGAAATTCACCCGCACGCGCAAATCGCTCGACGACGCACTGCGAGCCTATCATCGCATCAACCGGCTGGCCGCTTCGCTGTTGCCCCCGGGCGGAATCCTGGTCACGTGCAGTTGCTCGGGCAATGTTATGCGCGAAGACTTCTTGCACATGCTGGCCGGTGTCGCGCAGCAGTTGGGGCGCGAGATCCAGGTCCTCGACCAGCGCGGCGCCGCGCCCGACCATCCCATCAGCGCCACCTGCCTGGAAAGCGAATACTTGAAGTGCTTCATCTGTCGCGTGCTGTAG
- a CDS encoding alpha/beta fold hydrolase, which translates to MPGLHRHLLCQVVLLFALFVQVAAAQDSGTKFSPPDDITFRTATIYSEGTRMAAELFAPKAPATEKLPTIVLSHGWGGVAAQLRGDAVVFARAGYLVLTFDYRGWGTSDSRVILTGPAPARNKDLRFKAEVQEVREVVDPIDQTTDLANAVSWIYGEPQCDRERLGLWGSSYSGGHVVYVAARDPRIKATVSQVPAFDSRFVLLGDEAAKTFSEASARTHGELGYPPPGARVVGNLRGAPIREKLMQYAAVEDAARAPHCAMLFILAEKEELFDNRDHGLKAYERATGPKKLVTIPNITHYGVYTQAKKQAQQEALAWYDEHLKGANK; encoded by the coding sequence ATGCCGGGGCTTCATCGTCATTTATTGTGCCAAGTCGTCTTACTGTTCGCGCTCTTCGTGCAGGTTGCCGCTGCGCAGGACAGCGGGACAAAGTTCTCGCCGCCGGACGACATCACGTTTCGCACGGCCACGATCTATAGCGAAGGCACGCGCATGGCCGCGGAACTTTTCGCACCGAAAGCACCGGCGACAGAAAAGCTGCCCACGATCGTTCTTTCTCACGGGTGGGGTGGAGTGGCGGCGCAGTTGCGCGGCGATGCCGTGGTCTTCGCTCGCGCAGGCTACCTGGTGCTGACGTTCGACTATCGGGGCTGGGGGACCAGCGATTCGCGCGTAATCCTCACCGGCCCCGCGCCCGCGCGTAACAAAGACCTCCGCTTTAAGGCCGAAGTGCAGGAAGTTCGCGAGGTCGTTGATCCAATCGATCAGACCACGGACCTGGCGAATGCCGTCAGTTGGATCTATGGCGAGCCGCAATGCGATCGCGAACGCCTCGGCCTGTGGGGAAGCAGCTATTCGGGTGGCCACGTCGTCTATGTCGCCGCGCGCGATCCGCGCATCAAAGCCACCGTGAGCCAGGTGCCGGCCTTCGACTCGCGCTTTGTGCTGTTAGGGGACGAAGCGGCTAAGACATTCAGCGAAGCTTCGGCCCGCACCCACGGCGAGCTTGGTTATCCGCCCCCCGGCGCGCGCGTTGTTGGCAATTTGCGCGGCGCGCCGATCCGAGAGAAGCTGATGCAATATGCCGCGGTTGAGGACGCCGCCCGGGCGCCGCACTGCGCTATGCTGTTCATACTGGCCGAAAAAGAAGAACTCTTCGACAATCGGGACCATGGGCTGAAGGCTTACGAGCGGGCCACTGGGCCGAAAAAACTGGTCACGATTCCCAATATCACGCATTACGGCGTCTACACGCAGGCAAAGAAGCAAGCGCAACAAGAAGCGCTCGCCTGGTACGACGAACATCTCAAAGGCGCCAACAAGTAA